In the Candidatus Stygibacter australis genome, one interval contains:
- a CDS encoding class I SAM-dependent DNA methyltransferase: protein MAKDNNSGDIGAILFKTADKLRKNIDAAEYKHVVLGLIFLKHISDAFEELYKKLNSMEGDYEFADPEDKEEYKAENVFFVPHTARWQFLSSHAKQPTIGKTVDESMDAIERENPSLKGVLPKGYANRNLDPTSLGGLIDLVSNIDFSGTQERSADLLGHVFEYFLGEFALAEGKKGGQFYTPRCIVELLVAMLEPYKGRVFDPCCGSGGMFVQSEKFVKERQGRMNDISIYGQESNLTTWRLCKMNLAIRGIDSSQVIWNNEGSFLNDAHKDVKADYIIANPPFNVSDWSGELLRNDGRWKHGTPPAGNANYAWIQHFLYHLAPGGQAGFVLAKGSLTSQSSGEGEIRKNLIEADLIDCVVNLPAKLFLNTQIPASLWFMRRNRLPAHGAQTGIPERGAQTGGKYRNRSGEILFIDARELGHLINRRTKVLSSDDIKLIAETYHNWRNPKAGNCELQLVDKKEYKDIKGFCNSASIEKVRELDHVLTPGRYVGLADIEDDFNFEERFTQLKAEFQEQLKEEEELNKRILANLEKVKIDE, encoded by the coding sequence ATGGCAAAAGATAATAATAGTGGCGATATTGGGGCTATACTTTTTAAGACTGCGGATAAACTGCGTAAGAATATTGATGCTGCTGAATATAAACATGTTGTACTGGGTTTGATATTCTTAAAACATATATCTGATGCTTTTGAAGAATTATATAAGAAATTGAATTCTATGGAAGGCGATTATGAATTTGCTGATCCTGAGGATAAAGAGGAATATAAAGCGGAGAATGTTTTCTTCGTGCCTCACACAGCACGCTGGCAGTTTTTAAGCAGTCATGCTAAACAGCCTACGATTGGTAAAACTGTTGATGAATCAATGGATGCCATTGAACGGGAAAATCCTTCTCTGAAAGGTGTACTCCCCAAAGGATATGCAAATAGGAATCTGGACCCTACAAGTCTGGGAGGATTGATCGATCTGGTTAGTAATATTGATTTTAGTGGAACTCAGGAGCGGAGTGCTGATCTGCTGGGTCATGTATTTGAATACTTTCTAGGTGAATTTGCTTTAGCTGAAGGGAAGAAGGGAGGACAGTTCTATACTCCCAGATGTATAGTGGAATTACTGGTGGCAATGCTGGAACCTTATAAAGGTAGGGTATTTGATCCCTGCTGCGGAAGCGGCGGAATGTTCGTGCAGTCAGAGAAGTTCGTTAAAGAACGTCAAGGCAGGATGAATGATATTTCTATATATGGACAGGAAAGTAATCTGACTACCTGGCGATTATGCAAAATGAACCTGGCGATCAGGGGAATTGATAGTTCGCAGGTTATCTGGAATAATGAAGGTTCCTTTTTGAATGATGCACATAAAGACGTGAAAGCTGATTACATTATTGCTAATCCTCCTTTTAATGTGAGTGACTGGAGCGGTGAACTTTTACGAAATGATGGACGCTGGAAACATGGAACACCACCTGCGGGAAATGCTAATTATGCCTGGATACAGCACTTTTTATATCATCTGGCACCAGGTGGACAGGCTGGTTTTGTATTGGCTAAGGGTTCATTAACATCTCAATCATCTGGTGAAGGAGAAATAAGAAAGAATCTAATTGAAGCGGATTTGATTGATTGCGTGGTTAATCTACCGGCAAAGCTTTTTTTGAATACCCAAATCCCGGCTTCCTTATGGTTTATGAGAAGAAATCGTCTGCCTGCACACGGTGCGCAGACGGGTATCCCTGAGCGTGGTGCGCAGACAGGTGGAAAATACCGTAATAGAAGCGGGGAGATACTTTTCATTGATGCCAGAGAACTGGGGCATTTGATAAACCGAAGAACTAAGGTGCTATCATCTGACGATATAAAATTAATAGCAGAGACTTATCATAATTGGCGCAATCCAAAGGCTGGGAACTGCGAGCTCCAGCTCGTAGATAAAAAAGAGTACAAAGACATCAAAGGTTTTTGTAATTCTGCCAGCATAGAAAAAGTGCGGGAACTTGATCATGTTTTGACTCCTGGACGATATGTGGGGCTTGCTGATATAGAGGATGATTTTAACTTTGAAGAAAGGTTTACGCAATTAAAAGCAGAATTTCAAGAGCAATTAAAAGAAGAAGAAGAACTGAATAAAAGAATATTGGCAAATCTTGAGAAGGTGAAAATTGATGAGTGA